A window of the Helianthus annuus cultivar XRQ/B chromosome 4, HanXRQr2.0-SUNRISE, whole genome shotgun sequence genome harbors these coding sequences:
- the LOC110933380 gene encoding zinc finger MYM-type protein 1-like codes for MGKPKTIDSFFKRKSNANEEESSKRQKETGPDTGPDTGPETGPSQVEEASNQQELVFSESPLPQTSNDVEPSKLERDPAKRKQLLDYPVNLREQVRLAYLNLGAYQIRLTNYPSKGSAKHKRKFQFAWFGVFPGWLEYSPTEHKCYCFYCFLFNDKSSLNNGQDAFTVKGFDCWNRVNGKHCAFRQHVASNHHKNVVAFTENLLNQKQHIEEKILKFNDDEIMNNRLRLKASIDVVRWLTYQACALRGHNESSSSKNQGNFLELLQLLATYNDDLAKVILENAPYNAKYVSGDIQKQILSILANKIRRYIRSEVGDGYFCVMVDESRDESKRSKWL; via the coding sequence ATGGGAAAGCCAAAGACAATAGATTCTTTTTTCAAAAGAAAGAGTAATGCAAATGAAGAGGAATCGAGTAAGCGTCAGAAAGAGACAGGTCCTGATACAGGTCCTGATACAGGTCCTGAGACAGGTCCTAGCCAAGTAGAGGAAGCGAGTAATCAACAAGAACTGGTTTTTTCTGAATCTCCACTACCACAAACTAGCAACGATGTGGAACCTAGCAAACTAGAAAGAGATCCGGCCAAACGGAAACAACTTTTGGATTATCCTGTCAATTTGAGGGAACAAGTAAGACTAGCTTATCTCAATTTAGGAGCTTACCAAATACGTCTTACAAATTATCCAAGTAAAGGTTCGGCGAAGCATAAGCGTAAGTTTCAATTCGCTTGGTTTGGTGTTTTCCCTGGTTGGTTAGAATATTCTCCAACAGAACATAAGTGTTACTGTTtctattgttttttatttaacgATAAGTCAAGTTTGAACAACGGGCAAGATGCATTTACCGTTAAAGGGTTTGATTGCTGGAATAGAGTTAATGGGAAACATTGTGCATTTCGTCAACATGTTGCTAGTAACCATCATAAAAATGTTGTGGCATTTACAGAGAACTTGTTGAACCAAAAACAACACATTGAAGAAAAGATCTTGAAGTTTAATGATGATGAAATAATGAATAACCGTTTAAGGTTGAAAGCTTCAATTGATGTGGTTCGTTGGTTGACATACCAAGCTTGTGCATTGAGAGGACATAATGAAAGTTCAAGTTCTAAAAATCAAGGTAATTTTCTTGAACTATTGCAACTTTTGGCCACTTATAATGATGATCTTGCAAAGGTTATATTAGAGAATGCCCCATATAATGCAAAGTATGTGTCCGGAGATATTCAGAAACAAATTCTTAGTATACTTGCAAATAAAATTCGAAGGTATATTCGTAGCGAAGTGGGGGATGGATACTTTTGTGTCATGGTTGATGAGTCTCGGGACGAGTCAAAAAGGAGCAAATGGCTATAG
- the LOC110933379 gene encoding zinc finger MYM-type protein 1-like yields MSLTLKTHLWRNLLHHQFDVSKIRGQGYDGASNMRGEWNRLQALVLNDCPYAYYVHCFAHKLQLTLVAASREIIPVSQFFSHLASIINVVCASSKRHDDLQRAKAKEIENLLELGEIKSGKGLNQVGTLRRAGDTRWGSHFYSICSLINMYDAARVILKSIIIDAHATGPHRADADAAYTQMQLFEFVFILHLLKEVMGKTDVLSKALQKKSQDILNAMELVSATKESLNSFRNNGWDSFITEHQVEMPDMSAPYTSTRYQPRRKDGHVTFEHFYRVDLFTSTLDKQLHELNSRFNEHVIELFSLSASLVPKDHPNGINVEQIGLLVEKYYPEDFTEQERIDLRCQLDIFNIDMKENPRLSGATTVASLCKILVDTRKRQTYYLIDRVIRLILTLPVSTATIERGFSAMKIFKNRLRNKMSDEFLANNLVIYIERDIADTFDSSSVIDEFKELKGRRAEL; encoded by the exons ATGTCTTTAACCCTTAAAACACATTTGTGGAGAAACCTATTGCATCATCAATTTGATGTTAGTAAAATCCGTGGGCAAGGTTATGATGGTGCTAGTAACATGAGAGGAGAATGGAACAGACTACAAGCACTTGTTCTAAATGATTGTCCTTATGCATATTATGTGCATTGCTTTGCTCACAAATTGCAACTTACCTTGGTTGCAGCTTCAAGAGAAATTATTCCAGTGAGCCAATTCTTTTCACACTTAGCTTCAATAATTAATGTGGTTTGTGCTTCTAGTAAGCGTCATGACGACTTACAAAGGGCAAAGGCAAAGGAGATTGAAAACTTATTGGAGCTTGGTGAAATTAAATCAGGAAAAGGATTGAATCAAGTTGGGACACTAAGAAGAGCCGGTGATACACGTTGGGGTTCTCACTTTTATTCTATTTGCAGTTTGATAAACATGTATGATGCAGCTCGTGTTATTCTCAAGAGCATAATTATAGATGCACATGCGACTGGTCCTCACCGTGCAGATGCTGATGCAGCTTATACTCAAATGCAATTGTTTGAATTTGTGTTTATTCTTCATTTGTTAAAGGAAGTTATGGGAAAAACTGATGTACTTTCTAAAGCTCTACAAAAGAAGTCCCAAGATATCCTTAATGCTATGGAGTTGGTTTCAGCAACAAAGGAGAGTTTAAATAGTTTCAGAAACAATGGATGGGATTCTTTCATTACAGag CATCAAGTAGAAATGCCGGATATGAGTGCTCCATATACTTCTACTAGATATCAGCCTCGTAGAAAAGATGGACATGTCACTTTTGAACATTTTTACCGGGTGGATTTGTTTACTTCGACATTGGACAAGCAACTACATGAATTGAATAGTAGATTCAATGAGCACGTGATAGAGTTGTTCAGTCTGAGTGCTTCTTTGGTTCCAAAAGATCACCCTAATGGGATTAATGTTGAACAGATCGGTCTACTTGTTGAGAAGTATTATCCGGAAGATTTTACCGAGCAAGAAAGAATTGATTTAAGATGTCAATTAGATATTTTTAATATTGACATGAAAGAGAATCCCAGGCTAAGTGGTGCAACAACTGTTGCTAGCCTTTGCAAAATTCTTGTGGACACTCGGAAACGTCAAACATATTATCTGATTGATAGGGTGATTCGTCTAATCTTGACGCTTCCAGTTTCTACCGCAACAATAGAGAGAGGTTTTTCAGCAATGAAGATATTCAAGAATCGCCTACGCAATAAAATGTCCGATGAATTTCTTGCAAATAACCTGGTGATTTACATTGAAAGAGATATTGCTGACACGTTTGATTCGTCCTCCGTAATTGATGAGTTTAAAGAGCTTAAAGGTCGTCGAGCTGAATTGTAA